A genomic region of Phragmites australis chromosome 2, lpPhrAust1.1, whole genome shotgun sequence contains the following coding sequences:
- the LOC133908349 gene encoding uncharacterized protein LOC133908349, producing the protein MRRRVVRVHRPSRAARRRLSRLKGSPCRHAGAAHYLGCCAYKEGANGKGTRKMSTAAGFAIRSSASAIVGSLGTPATSSSSSSASARPRLIRNAPVFAAPTTVVVF; encoded by the coding sequence ATGAGGCGCCGAGTGGTCCGCGTCCACCGGCCCAGCCGAGCCGCACGCCGACGCCTCTCGCGGCTCAAGGGCTCGCCTTGTCGGCACGCGGGCGCGGCGCACTATTTGGGTTGCTGCGCGTATAAGGAGGGGGCAAACGGCAAGGGCACTCGAAAAATGTCTACCGCCGCGGGCTTCGCCATtcgctcctccgcctccgccatcGTCGGCAGCCTCGGCACCCCCGCGACGTCGTCCTCCAGCAGCTCCGCCTCTGCCCGCCCCAGGCTCATCAGGAACGCGCCCGTCTTCGCCGCCCCAACCACCGTCGTG